A genomic window from Elaeis guineensis isolate ETL-2024a chromosome 3, EG11, whole genome shotgun sequence includes:
- the LOC105042283 gene encoding probable serine/threonine-protein kinase PBL16 — MGNCWFRGNPSIYRVSSNAKFESPKIQSPGKEEEKEGSKLPSNPEEVEDLRRDTAANPLISFTFDELKIITANFRQDYYLGGGGFGSVYKGFITEDLREGLQPFQVAVKVHDGDNSYQGHREWLAEVIFLGQLSHPNLVKLIGYCCEEEHRVLIYEFMAQGSVEAKLFSRVLLPLPWSVRMKIAFGAAKGLAFLHEAEKPVIYRDFKTSNILLDEEYNAKLSDFGLAKDGPVGDESHVSTRIMGTYGYAAPEYIMTGHLTAMSDVYSFGVVLLELLTGRKSLDKSRPVREQTLADWAFPMLTHKKKILNIVDPRLNGDYPVRAVHKAAMLAYHCLNRNPKARPLMRDIVDTLEPLQLPMEMPYISSS, encoded by the exons ATGGGTAATTGCTGGTTTAGAGGGAACCCATCCATTTACAGGGTATCTTCCAATGCAAAGTTCG aATCTCCAAAAATCCAGAGTCCAgggaaggaggaagagaaggagggcagcaaattgccctcaaatcctgaGGAAGTCGAGGACTTGCGTCGGGACACAGCTGCAAACCCGCTAATATCGTTTACTTTTGATGAACTTAAGATCATTACAGCTAATTTCAGGCAGGACTATTATTTGGGTGGAGGTGGGTTTGGAAGTGTTTATAAAGGATTTATAACTGAAGATCTTAGGGAGGGGCTGCAACCTTTTCAAGTAGCTGTGAAGGTGCATGATGGTGATAATAGTTACCAGGGTCACAGAGAATGGCTG GCTGAAGTTATATTCCTTGGGCAACTTTCTCATCCCAATTTGGTGAAATTGATCGGATACTGCTGCGAAGAGGAGCACCGAGTGCTAATATATGAGTTCATGGCTCAGGGCAGCGTGGAAGCCAAactcttttcaa GAGTGTTGCTTCCACTTCCTTGGTCTGTCAGAATGAAAATTGCATTTGGTGCTGCAAAGGGGCTTGCTTTTCTGCATGAGGCTGAAAAACCAGTTATATATCGCGATTTTAAGACATCTAACATATTGCTAGACGAG GAGTACAATGCCAAGCTTTCTGATTTTGGGCTTGCAAAAGATGGACCAGTTGGTGATGAATCCCATGTTTCTACTCGAATTATGGGTACTTATGGTTATGCAGCCCCAGAGTATATTATGACAG GGCATTTGACTGCCATGAGTGATGTTTACAGCTTTGGTGTGGTCCTTCTTGAGCTCCTCACTGGAAGGAAATCTCTAGACAAGTCCCGCCCAGTCCGCGAGCAGACCCTTGCCGACTGGGCCTTCCCAATGCTCACCCACAAGAAGAAAATCCTCAACATTGTAGACCCGAGGTTGAATGGAGACTACCCTGTTAGAGCTGTGCATAAGGCAGCCATGCTGGCCTACCACTGTCTGAACCGTAACCCGAAGGCAAGGCCTCTAATGAGAGACATTGTCGACACCTTAGAACCTCTTCAGCTACCCATGGAGATGCCATACATCAGTAGCAGTTGA